One region of Oryza glaberrima chromosome 7, OglaRS2, whole genome shotgun sequence genomic DNA includes:
- the LOC127778671 gene encoding formin-like protein 5 encodes MALFRKFFLKKTPDRLLEISERVYVFDCCFSTDSMGEDEYRDYLSGIVAQLQDYFPDASFMVSNFWSGDKRSRISDILSEYDMTVMDYPQQYEGCPLLQLEMIHHFLKSCENWLSVEGQHNMLLMHCERGGWPVLAFMLAGLLLYRKTYTGEQKTLEMVYKQARRDFIQQFFPLNPQSSHMRYLHYITRQGSGPEKPPISRPLILDSIVLHVVPRFDAEGGCRPYLRVHGQDSSPSNKSAKVLYEMPKTKKHLQRYGQAEVPVKVGAFCRVQGDVVLECIHIGDNLDHEEIMFRVMFNTAFIQSNILGLNRDDIDVSWNSNNQFPRDFRAEVVFSDPGSFKPAAATVEEVDDDGDETDVASVDTGEEFYEAEEDWHDARRDPETQSTDGRTSIGDAELDGGVSREDSGSLEKHRADEDVKIVISQNLGCMSDRPVSAPAEILGNPGGLQQACENQEMPKLSNRSDQDDNAVQDIQVVAASVDSEGHKFGSICQKEDMKGVIAQTLVTAIDPSCSDEVQCQPDESAKILKYPNLDYTGFSSPRTLSSVDEDTRLGTIPNVALQNADVKIITESTVIVDNELVIYEEKTIVDNGNLTQEVKNVVNEESTTPKLDRSVIESVDSQDNKNHKMEVAKAADTTDSKMEQAKLKSGLEDAISLKKTTVQGSIVVLPATEIATKIKTKREESGGRRDVGISLPQSKIEAMAKSPRISSDRRQIPDKVVPSKKMPVDHAPEAVLLEEKLGNSDQSQEQPKAVKPKTVRRWISPNKESETTSVHRPSHPPSRYDSSPAALAIHSMHTNNKFNVGKDAPLVSSGAQAVPKIQAAPPPPPPPPPPYASSSSLSMHMGSATKQQPPPPPPPPPLPPPPPPPASSGLSSIPPPPPPPPLMSFGAQTRTFVPPPPPPPPPPRSGVGGNTPPAPPPPPLRSTVPAISPPPPPPPPPLKPSSGAPCPPPPPPPPPPPPPSAPSSRAFSSTPPPPPPPPLLRSVPPPPPPPISHSNAPPPPPLPAARFNAPPPPPPPPTTHFNAPPPPPPPPITRSGAPPPPPPPPGPPPPPPPPGARPGPPPPPPPPGARPGPPPPPSPPGGRPSAPPPPPPGGRASAPPPPPPPSTRLGAPPPPPPPGAGGRAPPPPPAPGGRLGGPPPPPPPGGRAPPPPRGPGAPPPPGGNPSSLIGRGRGVVRASGSGFGAAAARKSTLKPLHWIKVTRALQGSLWEELQRNDDSQSVSEFDLSELESLFPAAVPKPNDSSKSDSRRKSLGSKPEKVHLIELRRANNTEIMLTKVKMPLPDLVSAALALDQSTLDVDQVENLIKFCPTKEEMELLKNYTGDKENLGKCEQFFLELMKVPRMESKLRVFSFKIQFGSQVADLRKSLNTIDSSCDEIRSSLKLKEIMKKILLLGNTLNQGTARGAAVGFRLDSLLKLTDTRATNNKMTLMHYLCKVLAAKSSQLLDFYMDLVSLEATSKIQLKMLAEEMQAVSKGLEKVQIEYNASESDGPVSEIFREKLKEFTDNAGADVQSLSSLFSEVGKKADALIKYFGEDPVRCPFEQVISTLLTFVTMFRKAHEENRKQAELDKKRAEKEAEAEKSKAQLASKNDSKPSNPSRQVKQTPDTKTRAASRRGKDVG; translated from the exons atgGCGCTCTTCCGCAAGTTCTTCCTGAAGAAGACGCCGGATCGGCTGCTCGAGATCTCCGAGCGCGTCTATG TGTTCGACTGCTGCTTCTCAACTGATTCCATGGGTGAGGATGAGTACAGGGATTACTTGAGCGGCATTGTTGCGCAGCTGCAGGACTACTTTCCGGATGCATCTTTCATGGTGTCCAATTTCTGGTCTGGGGACAAGAGGAGCCGGATTTCAGATATCCTGTCTGAGTATGACATGACTGTCATGGACTACCCGCAGCAGTATGAAGGATGCCCACTGCTTCAGCTTGAGATGATCCATCATTTCTTGAAATCCTGTGAAAATTGGTTATCAGTGGAAGGGCAGCACAACATGCTTTTGATGCACTGTGAAAGAGGGGGGTGGCCCGTGCTTGCATTCATGTTGGCTGGACTGCTGCTATATAGGAAAACATACACTGGCGAGCAGAAAACTCTAGAGATGGTTTATAAACAGGCCCGTAGGGACTTTATACAACAATTCTTTCCTTTGAATCCTCAGTCTTCACATATGAGATATTTGCACTATATAACAAGACAAGGAAGTGGTCCAGAAAAGCCTCCTATTAGCCGACCCCTCATCTTGGATTCAATAGTTCTCCACGTTGTTCCGAGGTTTGATGCCGAAGGGGGCTGTAGGCCATATTTGCGTGTACATGGGCAAGATTCAAGTCCTAGTAACAAGAGCGCCAAAGTACTTTATGAGAtgccaaagaccaagaaacatcTCCAGCGTTATGGGCAG GCGGAAGTCCCAGTAAAAGTTGGTGCTTTTTGCCGTGTTCAAGGAGATGTTGTTCTTGAGTGCATTCATATTGGTGATAACCTTGACCATGAGGAGATAATGTTCAGGGTCATGTTCAACACTGCGTTCATTCAATCCAACATCCTTGGCCTGAATCGTGACGATATTGATGTGTCATGGAATTCTAATAATCAGTTCCCAAGGGACTTCCGAGCTGAG GTAGTCTTTTCAGACCCTGGTTCTTTCAAGCCTGCCGCTGCTACCGTGGAGGAGGTAGACGATGATGGAGATGAGACTGATGTTGCTTCAGTAGATACAGGAGAGGAGTTTTATGAAGCAGAGGAGGATTGGCATGATGCTAGAAGAGATCCAGAAACACAGTCGACTGATGGCAGAACATCAATAGGTGATGCAGAACTGGATGGTGGAGTATCAAGAGAAGACAGTGGAAGCCTAGAGAAGCACAGGGCTGATGAGGATGTGAAGATAGTTATCTCCCAGAATTTAGGTTGCATGAGTGATAGACCAGTAAGTGCACCTGCAGAAATTTTGGGAAACCCTGGAGGTTTGCAGCAGGCGTGTGAGAATCAGGAGATGCCCAAATTAAGCAACAGAAGTGACCAGGACGACAATGCTGTGCAGGACATACAAGTGGTTGCTGCCTCTGTAGATTCAGAGGGGCACAAATTTGGATCCATCTGTCAGAAGGAGGACATGAAAGGTGTAATTGCACAAACTTTAGTCACTGCAATAGATCCAAGTTGCAGTGATGAAGTTCAGTGCCAACCAGACGAATCTGCAAAAATATTGAAATACCCTAATTTGGACTATACTGGATTCAGCTCTCCTAGAACTTTATCCAGTGTGGATGAGGATACCCGCTTAGGAACTATACCAAATGTAGCACTGCAGAATGCTGATGTCAAGATTATTACCGAGAGTACAGTAATCGTGGACAATGAGCTGGTGATCTATGAAGAGAAAACTATAGTTGATAATGGAAACCTAACGCAGGAAGTGAAAAATGTTGTCAATGAAGAGAGCACTACACCTAAATTAGATAGATCTGTTATCGAGAGTGTGGACTCACAAGATAACAAAAATCACAAGATGGAGGTCGCTAAAGCTGCTGATACAACTGATAGCAAAATGGAGCAAGCTAAATTGAAATCTGGGCTTGAAGATGCCATATCTCTAAAGAAAACCACTGTGCAGGGTAGCATTGTTGTCCTACCAGCCACTGAAATAGcaacaaaaatcaaaaccaaGAGAGAAGAGTCTGGTGGCAGACGGGATGTTGGCATATCTCTTCCTCAAAGTAAAATAGAAGCTATGGCTAAGAGCCCACGGATAAGCAGTGACAGAAGGCAAATACCTGATAAAGTTGTGCCCTCAAAGAAGATGCCAGTAGACCATGCACCTGAGGCAGTTTTATTGGAAGAAAAGCTAGGCAATAGTGACCAATCGCAAGAACAACCAAAGGCAGTCAAACCTAAGACAGTACGCAGATGGATTTCACCCAATAAAGAATCTGAAACTACCTCTGTGCATAGGCCATCTCATCCTCCATCTAGATATGATAGTTCTCCAGCTGCACTAGCTATCCATTCCATGCATACAAATAACAAATTCAATGTTGGCAAAGATGCACCTCTTGTATCATCAGGTGCACAAGCTGTGCCAAAAATTCAAGCtgcacctccacctccacctccaccacctccaccctATGCTTCTTCAAGTTCCTTATCAATGCACATGGGATCAGCTACAAAgcagcagccaccgccgccgccaccaccaccaccactgccgccaccgccacctcctccagctTCATCAGGCTTGTCAagcattcctcctcctccccctccacctccacttaTGTCTTTTGGAGCACAAACACGAACTTTtgtccctcctcctccaccccctcctccacctcctagGTCAGGTGTTGGTGGGAATACTCCACCtgcacctcctcccccgcctctaAGGTCAACTGTTCCTGCTATttctccacctccgccaccacctcctccaccactgAAACCAAGTTCTGGTGCTCCATGcccacccccacctccaccgccaccgccacctccccctccctcaGCCCCATCCTCTCGAGCATTTTCAAGtactcctccaccgccaccaccaccgcccttgTTACGATCCgttccacctcctccaccaccgccaatCTCACACTCtaatgctccaccaccacctccacttcCAGCTGCACGCTTTAatgctccgccaccgcccccacCACCTCCAACAACACATTTTAATgcccctcctccaccgccaccaccgcctatCACACGTTCAGGAGCaccgcctcccccacctccaccccctggccctccacctccaccaccacctccaggTGCACGTCCAggtcctccacctcctccaccacctccaggTGCTCGCCCAggtcctccaccacctccgtcCCCTCCAGGTGGTCGTCCAAgtgctccacctcctcctcctccaggtgGCCGTGCAAgtgctccacctcctccaccccctccaAGCACACGTCTTGGAGCTccacctcccccgccaccaCCTGGAGCTGGTGGGCGagcacctccaccaccgcctgccCCTGGGGGAAGGCTCGGTGgtcctcccccacctccacctcctggTGGACGTGCACCACCTCCTCCTAGAGGACCAGGAGCACCACCACCTCCAGGAGGCAATCCTAGTAGTTTAATAGGTAGAGGGCGTGGGGTGGTACGTGCTTCAGGATCAGGTTTTGGGGCTGCAGCTGCACGTAAATCAACTTTAAAGCCATTACATTGGATCAAGGTGACTAGAGCTTTGCAAGGAAGTCTATGGGAAGAATTACAGCGAAATGATGACTCACAGAG TGTTTCGGAGTTTGATTTGTCAGAGCTGGAAAGCCTTTTTCCAGCAGCTGTTCCAAAACCGAATGACAGCTCTAAATCTGATTCACGTAGAAAATCTCTTGGTTCAAAGCCAGAAAAAGTTCACCTA ATTGAGTTGAGGAGGGCAAACAACACAGAGATCATGCTGACAAAAGTGAAGATGCCACTGCCAGATTTGGTG AGTGCGGCTTTGGCACTGGACCAATCTACCTTGGATGTTGATCAAGTGGAGAATCTCATAAAGTTCTGTcctacaaaagaagaaatgGAACTTCTCAAG aattacACTGGAGATAAGGAAAATCTGGGTAAATGCGAACAG TTCTTCCTAGAATTGATGAAAGTGCCACGAATGGAGTCAAAACTGCGGGTGTTCTCCTTCAAGATCCAGTTTGGTTCGCAAGTCGCAGATCTTCGAAAAAGTTTGAACACCATAGACTCTTCATGTGATGAG ATTCGAAGTTCTCTCAAGTTAAAAGAAATCATGAAGAAAATTCTCCTCCTTGGGAATACATTGAACCAGGGTACTGCTAGAG GTGCTGCAGTTGGCTTCCGGTTGGACAGTCTTCTAAAACTAACAGATACCCGAGCAACAAATAATAAAATGACACTTATGCACTACCTCTGCAAG GTACTTGCTGCAAAATCATCACAGCTTCTGGACTTCTACATGGATCTTGTTAGTTTAGAAGCTACATCAAAG ATACAACTAAAAATGCTGGCAGAAGAAATGCAAGCGGTTAGTAAAGGGCTGGAAAAGGTTCAGATCGAGTATAATGCTTCAGAAAGTGATGGTCCAGTATCAGAGATTTTTCGTGAG AAACTGAAAGAATTCACTGACAATGCTGGAGCTGATGTGCAATCTTTGTCTTCATTATTTTCTGAAGTg GGAAAAAAGGCTGATGCACTGATTAAATATTTCGGCGAAGATCCTGTCCGCTGTCCTTTTGAGCAAG TTATCTCCACCCTCTTAACATTTGTAACAATGTTTCGGAAAGCACATGAAGAGAACCGCAAGCAAGCTGAGCTCGATAAGAAAAGGGCTGAAAAAGAGGCAGAAGCAGAAAAGTCTAAAGCACAGTTGGCTAGTAAAAAT GACTCTAAACCATCAAATCCAAGCCGGCAAGTGAAACAAACGCCAGATACTAAAACAAGAGCTGCAAGCAGACGAGGAAAAGATGTAGGTTGA